A genomic window from Chitinophaga pollutisoli includes:
- a CDS encoding TonB-dependent receptor, protein MKTVLQHFWLLLTLPLLLAAVTANGQENSIVQISGKVKDQGTGEPIPGVSIQVKGTIAGTTTDNTGAFILKTRLKFPFILVFSSLGFQSQEFEVTGTGSRLDIALATQTLLGKEVVVTASRVEEEALKSPVAIEKLDIRAIKESPAPSFYDALENVKGVQMTTSSLTFKVPNTRGFNIPNNFRFMQLVDGVDMQAATLGVPLGNAIGPTELDIQSVEITPGAASALYGMNAINGMANLQTKSPFLYNGLSIYQKIGVNHVDGIDYDPSVLTETAIRYAHSWKDKFAFKINASYLRGTDWRASAATDQNSAANSRFPALSGAGNNPAYDAWNKYGDENNNNVSVGVTLNGKNETFNVRRTGYWEKDLVNPVVENIKADLGLYWRITPKAELSYTYRRGQMDGLFQRGNKIQLDGVVVQNHKLELRGADYFVRSYVMLENTGDSYNLKPLTDNLDLTNKSNNAWRDAFKTKLQSEINAGTGLAEAMRRARVTADEGRVQPGTPQFEALKNTIIGINNWDHAASVSGAPATGGAWLDQHSRVYHLDAQWDLSRHVKFLNLLVGGDGRIYEVIPDGNNFVDFTKPLKDRTTPGGKNVYYKKFGGFAQVSKTFFEDKLKLVGSLRVDYNPEFDPKVNPRLAAVYTLAQKHNFRASWQNGFRFPALFEALSFVNNGNVRRVGGLSYINDGLGYLENSYTIASVNAFNNAVNKDVADGLTANDAALKNRALLDVTALSPTRPERINSFEVGYRSVLLGNKFVIDADAYYNRYDGFLGQVEVSVPATDKVGTDASVLDMLAANRSKQTRYRVYTNAKNTYDNYGASLGLTYNFYKKWTVAGNLNYNDIVDNKEKDVFATGFNTPDWVTNLSFGNRELFKNFGFNVVWRWQNTFYWESPLANGDVPAFSTVDAQVNYRIPKYKTTIKAGGANLFNHRYIQYAAGPTIGGLYYAAITVEGLLTK, encoded by the coding sequence GCTTCCAGTCGCAGGAGTTTGAAGTTACAGGCACCGGCTCCCGGCTCGACATTGCCCTCGCCACCCAAACGCTCCTCGGCAAGGAAGTAGTGGTAACCGCCTCCCGCGTGGAAGAGGAAGCCCTCAAATCGCCGGTGGCCATTGAAAAACTGGATATCCGCGCCATCAAGGAGTCGCCGGCCCCCAGCTTCTACGATGCCCTCGAAAACGTGAAAGGTGTGCAGATGACTACATCCAGCCTGACTTTTAAAGTCCCCAACACCCGGGGCTTCAATATCCCCAACAACTTCCGGTTCATGCAACTGGTAGACGGCGTGGATATGCAGGCGGCCACCCTCGGTGTACCACTCGGCAACGCCATCGGCCCCACCGAGCTCGATATCCAAAGCGTGGAAATCACGCCCGGCGCGGCTTCCGCCCTTTACGGCATGAACGCCATCAACGGCATGGCCAATCTCCAGACCAAAAGTCCTTTCCTTTATAATGGCCTCAGCATCTACCAGAAAATCGGCGTCAACCATGTAGACGGTATCGACTACGACCCCAGCGTGCTCACCGAAACCGCCATCCGATACGCCCATTCCTGGAAAGACAAATTCGCCTTTAAAATCAACGCCAGCTACCTCCGCGGCACCGACTGGCGCGCCAGCGCCGCCACCGACCAGAACAGCGCCGCCAACAGCCGCTTCCCGGCTCTCAGCGGCGCGGGCAACAATCCCGCCTACGATGCCTGGAACAAATATGGCGATGAGAATAATAACAATGTGTCTGTCGGCGTAACCCTCAACGGGAAAAACGAAACCTTCAATGTCCGCCGCACCGGTTATTGGGAAAAAGACCTCGTGAACCCGGTGGTCGAAAATATCAAGGCGGACCTGGGCCTTTACTGGCGCATCACACCGAAGGCGGAACTGAGCTACACCTATCGCCGCGGTCAGATGGATGGCCTTTTTCAGCGCGGCAACAAAATCCAGCTCGACGGCGTCGTCGTTCAAAACCACAAACTGGAGCTGCGTGGCGCGGATTATTTTGTACGCAGTTACGTGATGCTCGAAAATACCGGCGACTCCTACAATCTCAAACCTCTCACCGACAACCTCGATCTTACCAATAAAAGCAATAACGCCTGGCGCGACGCCTTCAAGACGAAACTCCAATCCGAGATCAACGCCGGTACCGGGCTCGCCGAAGCCATGCGCCGCGCAAGGGTAACAGCCGATGAAGGGCGTGTTCAACCCGGTACGCCGCAGTTCGAAGCGCTGAAAAATACCATCATCGGCATCAACAACTGGGACCATGCCGCTTCCGTTTCCGGCGCACCCGCCACCGGCGGCGCCTGGCTCGACCAGCATAGCCGCGTGTATCACCTCGATGCACAGTGGGACCTCAGCCGCCATGTTAAATTCCTTAACCTCCTGGTAGGCGGCGACGGCCGTATTTATGAAGTGATCCCTGACGGCAACAATTTCGTGGATTTCACCAAACCCCTGAAAGACAGGACCACGCCCGGCGGCAAAAACGTCTATTACAAGAAGTTCGGCGGCTTCGCGCAGGTGAGCAAAACCTTCTTCGAAGACAAACTGAAGCTGGTGGGCTCGCTCCGTGTGGACTACAACCCCGAGTTCGACCCCAAAGTGAATCCCCGCCTGGCGGCAGTGTATACCCTCGCGCAGAAACATAACTTCCGCGCGAGCTGGCAGAACGGCTTCCGCTTCCCCGCGCTTTTTGAGGCCCTTTCGTTTGTGAACAACGGCAACGTTCGCCGCGTCGGGGGCCTCTCCTACATCAACGACGGGCTGGGTTACCTGGAAAATTCATATACCATTGCCTCTGTCAACGCCTTCAACAACGCCGTGAACAAAGACGTGGCCGACGGGCTCACCGCCAACGACGCCGCCCTGAAAAACAGGGCGTTGCTGGATGTGACTGCCCTCAGTCCTACCCGTCCCGAGCGCATCAACTCCTTTGAAGTGGGGTACCGCAGCGTTTTGCTCGGCAACAAATTCGTGATCGATGCGGATGCCTATTACAACCGGTACGACGGCTTCCTCGGCCAGGTTGAGGTATCCGTGCCGGCTACGGATAAAGTCGGGACGGACGCTTCGGTGCTGGACATGCTGGCCGCCAACCGCAGCAAGCAAACGCGCTACCGGGTATACACCAACGCCAAAAATACCTACGACAACTACGGTGCATCCCTCGGGCTGACCTACAACTTCTACAAAAAATGGACAGTAGCCGGCAACCTGAACTACAACGACATTGTGGATAACAAGGAGAAAGACGTATTCGCCACCGGCTTCAACACACCCGACTGGGTCACCAACCTGAGCTTCGGGAACCGCGAACTGTTCAAAAACTTCGGTTTCAACGTGGTTTGGCGCTGGCAGAACACCTTTTATTGGGAAAGCCCCCTGGCCAACGGCGATGTACCGGCATTCAGCACCGTAGACGCACAAGTGAACTACCGCATCCCGAAGTATAAAACCACTATCAAGGCCGGCGGAGCAAACCTGTTCAACCACCGCTACATCCAGTACGCGGCAGGCCCTACCATCGGCGGATTATACTATGCGGCCATCACCGTCGAAGGGCTGCTGACCAAATAA
- a CDS encoding enoyl-CoA hydratase-related protein produces MYNTISTQVNDGILEITINRPDKLNALNREVMKELALAVDEVYKNKEVYAAIITGSGPKAFIAGADISEFLELTPEQGMDLAKKGHTIFQRIEDCHKPIVAAVNGFALGGGCELAMACHFRLASNNARFGQPEVNLGIIPGYGGTQRLTRLIGKGKALELMLTGDMISAEEALKWGLVNHVTTPEELLAKTREQLAKIREKAPLAVSRVIKCVNSYFKYDENGFETEIKEFADSFGTKDLTEGAKAFIEKRKPNFKGE; encoded by the coding sequence ATGTACAACACCATCAGCACCCAGGTGAACGACGGCATCCTGGAAATTACGATCAACCGGCCGGACAAGCTCAATGCCCTCAACCGGGAAGTGATGAAAGAACTGGCTTTGGCCGTGGACGAAGTTTACAAGAACAAGGAAGTGTACGCGGCCATCATCACAGGCAGCGGGCCGAAGGCGTTTATCGCCGGGGCGGATATTTCCGAGTTCCTGGAGCTGACGCCTGAGCAAGGGATGGACCTGGCCAAGAAAGGGCATACCATTTTCCAGCGGATCGAGGATTGCCATAAGCCCATCGTGGCGGCGGTGAACGGGTTTGCACTGGGCGGCGGTTGCGAACTGGCCATGGCCTGCCATTTCAGGCTGGCGAGCAACAACGCGCGGTTCGGGCAACCGGAAGTGAATCTGGGGATCATTCCCGGGTATGGCGGCACCCAGCGGCTGACGCGCCTCATCGGCAAAGGCAAAGCCCTCGAGCTCATGCTCACCGGGGATATGATCTCGGCCGAAGAAGCGCTGAAATGGGGGCTCGTCAACCATGTGACCACCCCGGAAGAACTGCTGGCCAAAACCCGCGAACAGCTGGCCAAAATCCGGGAAAAGGCGCCCCTGGCCGTTTCGCGCGTCATCAAATGCGTTAATTCCTATTTCAAATACGACGAAAACGGCTTCGAAACGGAGATCAAAGAGTTTGCCGATAGCTTCGGCACCAAAGACCTCACCGAAGGCGCAAAAGCATTCATCGAAAAACGTAAACCCAATTTCAAAGGAGAATAA
- a CDS encoding sulfite exporter TauE/SafE family protein has protein sequence MSHNEVIDKAEQRVATDATQKVLIDLVNEDNKKSYWIWVLIGVSILVVAAGLWFTYHYGISHDAQTRIAQMAQDVFTSKLLFFMGVGLTAQMIDGALGMAYGATSSSLLLGLGVSPAMTSTSVHVAEVFTTGASGIAHFKLGNVNKKLFLHLLIPGMIGAVAGAWILSDVIDGDVIKPFMSAYLMILGILILRKALQKRKPKSKTRRLGPLAFFGGFMDSIGGGGWGPIVTSTLLAKGRTVNYTIGSVNAAEFFIAASSAGTLLFFNGVDSWQVIIGLVLGGVIASPFAAILVKKMKRKPLMILVAVLVIAMSLRTIILTIMK, from the coding sequence ATGTCCCATAATGAGGTGATCGACAAGGCGGAACAGCGTGTAGCTACCGATGCCACCCAGAAGGTGCTCATAGACCTCGTGAACGAGGATAATAAAAAGAGTTACTGGATCTGGGTGCTGATCGGCGTTTCCATTTTGGTGGTGGCGGCCGGATTGTGGTTCACGTATCATTACGGCATATCGCACGATGCGCAAACGCGGATCGCGCAGATGGCGCAGGATGTGTTCACCAGCAAGCTGCTGTTCTTCATGGGCGTGGGGCTTACCGCGCAGATGATCGACGGCGCTTTGGGCATGGCGTATGGCGCTACTTCGTCGTCGCTGCTGCTGGGCCTGGGCGTTTCGCCGGCCATGACCAGCACCAGTGTACACGTGGCCGAAGTGTTTACCACGGGCGCCAGCGGTATCGCGCACTTCAAGCTGGGCAATGTTAACAAGAAGCTATTCCTCCACCTTCTCATTCCCGGCATGATCGGTGCGGTGGCGGGGGCCTGGATTTTATCGGACGTGATCGACGGCGACGTTATAAAACCTTTCATGAGTGCGTATCTCATGATCCTAGGCATATTGATCCTCCGTAAAGCCCTGCAGAAACGCAAGCCCAAGAGCAAAACGCGGCGCCTCGGTCCGCTGGCGTTTTTCGGCGGTTTCATGGACTCCATCGGCGGAGGGGGCTGGGGCCCTATCGTGACCTCTACCCTTCTGGCCAAAGGCCGCACCGTGAATTACACTATCGGCTCCGTGAATGCAGCCGAATTCTTCATCGCCGCATCCAGCGCGGGCACATTGCTGTTCTTCAACGGCGTGGACAGCTGGCAGGTAATCATCGGCCTTGTACTCGGCGGGGTAATTGCGTCTCCCTTTGCGGCCATCCTTGTGAAGAAGATGAAACGCAAGCCGCTCATGATACTGGTAGCCGTACTCGTCATCGCGATGAGTCTCCGCACCATCATTCTTACGATCATGAAATAA
- a CDS encoding cobalamin B12-binding domain-containing protein, translating into MVNPNQRPIRVLVAKVGLDGHDRGAKVIASALRDAGMEVIYTGLRQTPEMVVNAALQEDVDAIGVSILSGAHMTVFPKIIALMKEKGMDDVLLTGGGIIPDTDMQELYALGVGKLFPPGTHTREIADYIAAWTGEHREF; encoded by the coding sequence ATGGTCAACCCGAATCAACGTCCCATCCGTGTACTGGTAGCCAAAGTAGGCCTCGACGGCCACGACCGCGGCGCCAAGGTGATCGCCTCCGCCCTGCGCGACGCGGGCATGGAAGTCATCTATACCGGTCTGCGGCAGACGCCGGAAATGGTGGTAAATGCGGCTTTGCAGGAAGATGTGGACGCCATTGGCGTGAGCATCCTCTCCGGGGCGCATATGACCGTATTCCCGAAAATCATCGCCCTGATGAAGGAAAAAGGGATGGACGACGTGCTCCTGACCGGCGGCGGCATCATACCCGACACCGATATGCAGGAACTGTACGCCCTCGGGGTGGGAAAACTGTTCCCGCCAGGCACCCATACCCGTGAGATTGCCGACTATATCGCAGCGTGGACCGGCGAGCACAGAGAATTTTAG
- the fumC gene encoding class II fumarate hydratase, with protein MDFRIEKDTMGEVKVPANAYFGAQTQRSIDNFRIAQDINKMPKEIIKAFAYLKKAAALTNQEAGALPAEKAALIGKVCDEILEGKLDNEFPLVVWQTGSGTQSNMNVNEVVAYRAHVINGGQLTDKDKVLHPNDDVNKSQSSNDTFPTAMHIAAYKMLVEVTIPGITKLRNTLAAKAKEYMHIVKIGRTHFMDATPLTLGQEISGYVSQLDHGLRAINNTLAHLSELALGGTAVGTGINTPEGYAVNVAKHIANLTGLPFVTAENKFESLAAHDAIVEAHGALKTVAVSLMKIANDIRMLSSGPRSGIGELFIPDNEPGSSIMPGKVNPTQCEALTMIAAQVLGNDVAINIGGATGHFELNVFKPMMIYNFLHSARLLGDGCVSFNDKCAEGLAPIEENIKKHVDNSLMLVTALNTKIGYYKAAEIAQKAHKEGTTLKEMAVKLGYVTPEEFDAWVIPGNMVGKLG; from the coding sequence ATGGATTTCAGGATAGAGAAAGACACGATGGGCGAGGTGAAAGTGCCTGCCAATGCTTATTTCGGCGCACAAACCCAACGTTCCATCGACAACTTCAGGATCGCGCAGGACATTAACAAAATGCCGAAGGAAATCATCAAAGCCTTCGCTTACCTGAAGAAAGCCGCGGCCCTCACTAACCAGGAAGCCGGCGCGCTGCCCGCGGAAAAAGCCGCCCTCATCGGTAAAGTGTGCGACGAAATCCTCGAAGGCAAGCTCGACAACGAATTCCCCCTCGTGGTTTGGCAGACCGGTTCGGGCACCCAATCCAACATGAACGTGAACGAAGTGGTAGCCTACCGCGCCCATGTGATCAACGGCGGCCAGCTCACCGATAAAGACAAGGTGCTGCACCCGAACGACGATGTAAACAAATCTCAATCTTCCAACGATACCTTCCCCACCGCCATGCACATCGCGGCGTACAAAATGCTGGTGGAAGTAACGATCCCCGGCATCACGAAGCTTCGCAACACCCTCGCCGCCAAAGCGAAGGAATACATGCACATCGTGAAGATCGGCCGCACCCACTTTATGGATGCCACGCCGCTCACGCTGGGCCAGGAGATCAGCGGGTATGTTTCCCAGCTCGACCACGGCCTGCGCGCCATCAACAACACCCTGGCGCACCTGTCGGAACTGGCGCTGGGAGGCACAGCAGTAGGTACCGGGATCAACACTCCCGAAGGCTACGCAGTGAATGTTGCGAAACACATCGCCAACCTGACCGGCCTTCCCTTCGTGACCGCAGAAAATAAATTCGAATCTCTCGCGGCACACGACGCCATCGTGGAAGCACACGGCGCATTGAAAACGGTGGCCGTTAGCCTGATGAAAATCGCCAACGACATCCGCATGCTCAGCTCCGGCCCCCGCTCCGGCATCGGCGAGCTTTTCATACCCGACAACGAGCCCGGTTCTTCCATCATGCCCGGCAAAGTAAACCCCACCCAGTGCGAGGCCCTCACCATGATCGCCGCACAGGTGCTCGGGAACGACGTAGCCATCAACATCGGCGGCGCCACCGGCCACTTCGAACTGAACGTTTTCAAACCCATGATGATCTATAATTTCCTCCACTCCGCCCGCCTGCTCGGCGACGGCTGCGTAAGCTTCAACGACAAGTGCGCGGAAGGCCTGGCGCCCATCGAGGAGAACATCAAAAAACACGTAGACAATTCCCTCATGCTCGTAACCGCCCTCAATACGAAGATCGGTTACTACAAAGCCGCCGAAATCGCACAGAAAGCGCACAAGGAAGGCACCACGCTGAAGGAAATGGCCGTGAAACTGGGTTACGTAACCCCCGAAGAATTCGATGCCTGGGTAATCCCCGGTAACATGGTCGGCAAACTCGGTTAA